The genomic interval GGTGGAGGAGCGGGGCGGCGAGACGGTCGCCAGGCTCCGGGACTAAACGGTCTCGTCGAGCGCGTCGAACACGGCGTCGAGCGACGCGTCCCGGGTGACCGCGACGAACACGCCCTCGCCGTCCGCGAGGTAGCGGACGACGTGGCTGTTCGTCATCGTCGCGGTGAACGCGTCGGTGTCGTTGGAGAGCGGGAAGAGGTCGGCGAAGAACTCGCGGTTGTAGAAGTCGTGTTCGACGTGGTCGTGCACGGTCGCCGCGAACGCCTGGAGGCCGTCGAGACCGTCGAACAGGTCGAGGACGGTGCTCGTGGCGTAGAGGACGTGCACGTCCTCGCGGTCGTACTCTGCGACCGCGCGAACGTCGCCGCCGACGGCGTCGTGGAGCGCGGCCACGGTCGCGTCGGCGTCGAAGGAGACGACGTGCGCGTCCTCGGCGTGCGGCATCGATTCGTTCCTCTGCGCCCGGTCGCATAAACGTTCGTTCAGCCTGCGTGACTGGTTCGGCGCGGAGAACGCAACCGTTTTTCTCCTCGCCCGCCCCGGCTTCTCGCATGCACGCCATCACGAACAGCGGGTGGGTGGAGGTCATCACCGGCTGTATGTTCTCGGGGAAGACGGAGGAACTCCTCCGGCGACTCCGGCGCGCGGAAATCGCGGGCCAGGAGGTCGCGGCGTTCACCCCGGCCATCGACGACCGGTACGGCGAGGAGTCCCTCGGGTCGCACGCGGGCAACGAGTGGACGGCCACCGTGGTCGAGAACGACCCCGAGAGCGTCCTCGAAATCCCCGGGAAGCTGAACGGCGAGCAGGTCGTCGCCATCGACGAGGCGAACTTCTTCCCCGCGGAACTCCGCGACGTCTGCGAGAAGTTGGCGGCGGACGGCCGCCGGGTCGTGGTGTCCGGCACCGACCAGACGTTCCGCGGCGACCCCTTCCACCCGCTCCCCGCGCTGATGGCGACGGCGGAGTACGTGGAGAAACTCCAGGCCATCTGCACGGTGTGTGGGGAGCCGGCGACCCGGAACCAGCGCCTCATCGACGGCGAGCCCGCGCACGCCGACGACCCGACCATCATGGTCGGCGCGGAGGAGTCCTACGAGGCGCGGTGTCGGAACTGCCACGAACTCCGCGAGGACTAAGGACGCGCCCGCCGAGCACTCGGTATGCTCGCGCTCCAGCTGGACGACTTCATGGTGGAACTGAAGGACGGCGCGCTGAAGAACGTCGGGCCGTCGAACAAGTCGGGGTCGGCGAAACTGTTCGACACCGAGGAAATCGAGGCGCGCGAGTTCGGGGATAAGCGCGTGAAGGTCGTCGCGGAGGACGACGAAGGCAACGAGGTGCAGGTCGCGTTGTTCCCCGAGCAGGTGCGGGCGCTGGCGGACGACATCGCCGAACTGGAAGCGGAGAGCCGCGTTCTCGAATAGGCTTTCGACAATCGTTTAGGGGAGGGATTACTTCAACTCACTAAATGGGTACGTGTATTATCTGCGGCTCGTCTGTCGACGGTCGTATCTGTCAGACCCACGAAGAGGACGTCGTCTTCGAGTTCCGCGGCGACGACGCGAACCAGCTCATCCCCGGCCGGTACTACGAGGGTACCGTCGACGGCTTCGCCGAGTTCGGCGTGTTCGTCGACGTCGCCCCCTCGGTCACGGGCCTCCTGCACCGGAGCGAGATTCCCGGTCGCATCGAGTCCCTCGACTGGGAGGACGGCGAGACCGTCTACGTCCAGGTGGACGAGGTGCACGGGAACGGTAACGTCGACCTCTCGTGGTCGATCCGGCAGAGCGAACGCGACTTCCGCGGGAAGCTCATCCAGGATCCGGACGCCGAGACGACCGCCGAACTCCCCGAGGACGAGGACGCCGCGCCCGCCGGCGCGGTCGAACAGGTCGAAACCGAACAGGAAGCCGAACCGGAGCCGGAATCGGAGCCTGAACAGGAGGCCGAGTCCGAACCCGAACCGGAATCCGAACCCGAGCCTGAGCCTGAGCCGGAGTCCGACTCGGAGCCTGAACCCGAGTCCGAGGAGTCCGCGGAGCCGGTGCACGTGTCCGCGGGCGAGCTGGAGGAGTTCGTCGGCGAGCTCGTGTCGCTTGAGGGCGAACTCACGTCCACCCGGCAGACGAGCGGGCCGACCGTCTTCGAACTGACGGACGAGACGGGTGTCGTGGAGTGCGCGGCGTTCGTGGAAGCGGGCGTTCGCGCGTACCCCGAAATCGAGACGGGTGACGTAGTTCGGCTCGTCGGCGAGGTCGAGCGCCACCACGGCGAACTCCAGGTGGAGACGGAGGAACTGGACGAACTCACCGGGGACGCCCGGGAGACGGTGCTCGCGCGGCTGAACGACGCGCTGGACGAACGCGCGCGGCCCGACGACACGAGCCTGCTCGTCGAGGACGACGACATCGCGGTCGTCCAGGACGGCCTCGTGAACGCCGCGACCGCGGTTCGCCGCGCCGTCGCGGAGGGCCGCCCGGTCATCGTGCGACACACGGCGGACGTGGACGGCTACGTCGCCGGGGCCGCCATCGAGCGCGCCGTCCTCCCGCTCGTGCGCGAGGAACACGCGGTCAGCAACGCCGAGTACCACTACATCGACCGCCGGCCGCTCGACGGCGACTTCTACGGCATGGAGGCCGCGACGAACGACGTGACCTCGATGCTCGAAGCCGAGCAGCGCCACGACGAGAAACACCCGCTGTTCGTGCTCGTCGGCACCGGGAGCACCCGCGAATCGCTCGACGGACTCGGCCTGCTCGACGCGTACGACGCGCGGAGCGTCGCCATCGACGGCGGGTACGCGGACGGCGAGGCCGCCGACGCCGCGACCGTGCTCGTCAGCCCGACCCAGGAAGGCGGTGACGCCGTCCGGACGGGCGTGCTCGGCGCGCACCTCGCGGCGCTCGTGAACGCGGACGCCCGCGACGACATCGCCCACCTCCCCGCCGCCGCGTTCTGGGAGGACACCCCGGACGCCTACGCGGACGCCGCGAGCGACGCC from Salarchaeum japonicum carries:
- a CDS encoding thymidine kinase — encoded protein: MHAITNSGWVEVITGCMFSGKTEELLRRLRRAEIAGQEVAAFTPAIDDRYGEESLGSHAGNEWTATVVENDPESVLEIPGKLNGEQVVAIDEANFFPAELRDVCEKLAADGRRVVVSGTDQTFRGDPFHPLPALMATAEYVEKLQAICTVCGEPATRNQRLIDGEPAHADDPTIMVGAEESYEARCRNCHELRED
- a CDS encoding OB-fold nucleic acid binding domain-containing protein — its product is MGTCIICGSSVDGRICQTHEEDVVFEFRGDDANQLIPGRYYEGTVDGFAEFGVFVDVAPSVTGLLHRSEIPGRIESLDWEDGETVYVQVDEVHGNGNVDLSWSIRQSERDFRGKLIQDPDAETTAELPEDEDAAPAGAVEQVETEQEAEPEPESEPEQEAESEPEPESEPEPEPEPESDSEPEPESEESAEPVHVSAGELEEFVGELVSLEGELTSTRQTSGPTVFELTDETGVVECAAFVEAGVRAYPEIETGDVVRLVGEVERHHGELQVETEELDELTGDARETVLARLNDALDERARPDDTSLLVEDDDIAVVQDGLVNAATAVRRAVAEGRPVIVRHTADVDGYVAGAAIERAVLPLVREEHAVSNAEYHYIDRRPLDGDFYGMEAATNDVTSMLEAEQRHDEKHPLFVLVGTGSTRESLDGLGLLDAYDARSVAIDGGYADGEAADAATVLVSPTQEGGDAVRTGVLGAHLAALVNADARDDIAHLPAAAFWEDTPDAYADAASDAGYETEELADIRDAIALEAFYQSYEDKRELIADLLWEENDSLAAHVAGQFRSKLDTELETARRHLSARGEGGVTFDVLDVGAFTHKYDFPPEDLLLDALFRDRKDEVDVLVGANEDEIRLRSTEHVDTRAVGEAVAEELPDAGVTPRGADDGHIEFLRGERDAVIDAVVDAVAAQLD